A genome region from Geobacter pickeringii includes the following:
- a CDS encoding peptide chain release factor family protein, whose product MIEIRDIDLKIEFVRGSGPGGQHRNVTETGVRIRHLPTGIVVQATESRSQARNREVALERLRKALERLARREKPRVATRVPNAEKKRRLEGKKRRSHAKRLRSAPPE is encoded by the coding sequence GTGATCGAAATACGTGACATTGACTTGAAAATTGAATTCGTTCGCGGCTCCGGCCCGGGCGGTCAGCATCGCAACGTGACGGAGACGGGAGTCCGCATCCGCCATCTCCCCACCGGTATCGTGGTGCAAGCCACCGAAAGTCGTTCCCAGGCGCGCAACCGCGAAGTGGCCCTTGAACGGCTCCGTAAGGCGCTGGAGCGTCTCGCCCGGCGTGAAAAGCCGCGGGTGGCGACCAGGGTGCCCAACGCCGAGAAAAAACGCCGTCTCGAGGGAAAGAAGCGACGTTCCCACGCAAAGCGTCTCCGCTCTGCTCCCCCTGAATGA
- a CDS encoding YaaR family protein — translation MRINDKLSARDIEKKAKKGSLSRVGEGSSSPFVRALSRNQTEFLSYEQELEDLKDEIDRAGSELEREPSIANFKVFRDLIAALTKKVTTHAYRLERVGGNTLNPRCFEIVTVIDREADNLYRLIMAQNKDRLAITNKIMELKGLVVDFLV, via the coding sequence ATGCGGATAAACGACAAGCTTTCTGCCCGGGATATCGAAAAGAAAGCGAAAAAGGGTTCCTTGAGCAGGGTTGGGGAGGGGAGTTCTTCTCCCTTCGTGCGGGCACTCTCCCGGAACCAGACGGAGTTCCTCAGCTACGAACAGGAGCTTGAGGATTTAAAGGATGAGATCGACCGGGCGGGGAGCGAGCTGGAGCGCGAGCCGAGCATCGCCAATTTCAAGGTGTTTCGCGACCTCATCGCGGCCCTTACCAAGAAGGTCACGACCCATGCCTACCGGCTCGAACGGGTAGGGGGGAACACCCTCAATCCCCGCTGCTTCGAGATCGTCACCGTGATCGACCGTGAAGCCGACAACCTCTACCGGTTGATCATGGCACAAAACAAGGATCGCCTGGCCATCACCAACAAAATCATGGAACTGAAGGGGCTCGTGGTCGACTTCCTCGTATAG
- the nrdR gene encoding transcriptional regulator NrdR: protein MKCPFCSFPDSKVVDSRPDKGGAAIRRRRECESCGKRFTTYERVEEPLPLVLKKDGRREPFDRMKIVSGIQKACEKRQVSRETIDRLVDRLEGRLQEWGEKEVPSTTIGEWVMTELHEIDEVAYVRFASVYRSFKDVNEFMSELQDLLKK from the coding sequence GTGAAGTGCCCGTTCTGTTCCTTTCCCGATAGCAAAGTGGTCGATTCCCGCCCCGACAAAGGGGGGGCAGCCATTCGTCGCCGCCGTGAGTGCGAATCGTGCGGCAAGCGCTTTACCACCTACGAGCGGGTCGAGGAGCCCCTTCCTCTCGTCCTGAAAAAGGATGGTCGCCGTGAGCCCTTCGACCGGATGAAGATTGTCTCGGGCATCCAGAAGGCATGTGAGAAGCGGCAGGTGTCACGGGAGACGATCGACCGGCTTGTGGACCGGCTCGAAGGCCGTCTCCAGGAGTGGGGAGAGAAGGAGGTTCCGAGTACCACCATTGGTGAATGGGTGATGACCGAACTCCACGAGATCGACGAGGTGGCTTACGTCCGCTTCGCTTCCGTCTACCGCTCGTTCAAGGATGTGAACGAATTCATGTCCGAGCTGCAGGACCTGTTGAAGAAGTGA
- the ribD gene encoding bifunctional diaminohydroxyphosphoribosylaminopyrimidine deaminase/5-amino-6-(5-phosphoribosylamino)uracil reductase RibD, whose amino-acid sequence MMRRALALARRGIGRTSPNPAVGCVIVRDGVIVGEGWHRKAGTPHAEAHALRQAAGQARGADVYVTLEPCSHYGKTPPCADALVAAGVARVFVGMVDPNPKVCGRGIGRLEAAGIEVTTGLLENESHFLNEPFIKHVTTGMPFVILKSALTLDGKTATSSGDSRWITNEKSRHYVHRLRAAVDAVMVGIGTVLADDPQLTVRIPRGRDPLRVVVDSTLRLPGTARMLSQESTSATLVATISGDEARCALLCSAGAEVVRCASRDGQVDLKDLLTRLGARGVQSVLLEGGSTLAGEALRAGLIDKFVLFYAPKLLGGEGGVGLFGGQSVMRMDEAFRLKTGAVRRFGDDIMVEAYPEEACLPG is encoded by the coding sequence ATGATGCGGCGTGCCCTTGCCCTGGCGCGGCGTGGCATTGGCAGGACAAGCCCGAATCCGGCGGTCGGCTGCGTCATCGTGCGGGATGGCGTTATCGTTGGGGAAGGCTGGCATCGCAAGGCCGGAACGCCCCACGCGGAAGCCCATGCCCTGCGGCAGGCGGCCGGCCAAGCGCGGGGAGCCGATGTCTACGTGACGCTTGAACCCTGCTCCCACTACGGGAAAACCCCGCCGTGCGCCGATGCCCTTGTGGCGGCAGGGGTTGCCAGGGTTTTCGTCGGGATGGTCGATCCGAATCCGAAGGTCTGTGGCAGGGGGATTGGCAGGCTGGAGGCTGCCGGTATTGAAGTCACCACCGGTCTCCTCGAAAACGAGAGTCATTTCCTCAATGAACCATTCATCAAGCATGTTACGACGGGGATGCCGTTCGTCATCCTCAAGTCGGCCCTGACCCTCGATGGCAAGACCGCCACCAGCTCTGGAGATTCCCGCTGGATAACCAACGAAAAGTCGCGGCATTATGTTCACAGACTTCGGGCGGCGGTTGATGCGGTTATGGTGGGGATCGGCACCGTCCTTGCCGACGACCCGCAATTGACCGTCCGGATTCCAAGGGGACGGGACCCCCTGCGGGTAGTGGTCGACAGCACCCTCCGCCTGCCCGGGACAGCCCGAATGCTGAGCCAGGAATCGACGTCGGCAACCCTCGTTGCCACCATCTCCGGCGATGAAGCGCGGTGTGCGCTCCTGTGCTCTGCTGGCGCCGAAGTTGTCCGATGCGCAAGTCGCGACGGGCAGGTTGATCTGAAGGACCTCCTGACAAGGCTTGGCGCCCGGGGAGTTCAGTCAGTGCTCCTGGAGGGAGGGAGCACGCTGGCAGGCGAAGCGCTTCGCGCGGGGCTGATCGACAAATTCGTGCTCTTTTACGCCCCGAAACTGCTCGGAGGAGAGGGGGGCGTCGGACTTTTCGGCGGGCAATCGGTTATGCGTATGGATGAGGCATTCAGGTTGAAAACCGGCGCTGTACGCCGCTTTGGCGATGACATCATGGTCGAGGCCTATCCGGAGGAAGCATGTTTACCGGGCTGA
- a CDS encoding HD domain-containing protein: MNAEALLAKHFGADANACRIVLEHSRLVADKALRVARFLGDPALDLGFIEEAALLHDIGVCRTRSAGIGCSGDAPYILHGIIGREILETESLPRHALVCERHIGVGLTADDILRQNLPLPPRDMVPISREETIICFADLFFSKKPDTLRHEKSCDEVRRNLGTFGEHKVTIFEEWLTIFTT, encoded by the coding sequence ATGAACGCAGAGGCCCTTCTGGCCAAACATTTCGGTGCGGACGCCAACGCCTGCAGAATCGTTCTCGAACATAGCAGGCTCGTGGCCGACAAGGCGCTGCGCGTTGCCCGTTTTCTGGGTGATCCGGCACTGGATCTCGGCTTCATCGAAGAAGCGGCGCTTCTCCACGACATCGGCGTCTGTCGCACAAGATCGGCCGGCATCGGATGCAGCGGCGACGCACCCTACATCCTCCATGGCATCATCGGCCGGGAAATTCTCGAGACCGAGAGTCTTCCCCGTCACGCCCTCGTCTGCGAGCGGCACATCGGCGTTGGCCTTACCGCCGACGACATTCTCCGCCAAAACCTTCCCCTCCCCCCCCGCGACATGGTCCCCATCAGCCGCGAGGAAACCATCATCTGTTTCGCCGATCTCTTTTTCTCCAAAAAACCCGACACGCTACGGCATGAAAAAAGCTGCGACGAGGTCAGGCGGAATCTCGGTACGTTCGGTGAGCACAAGGTCACTATCTTCGAAGAGTGGCTGACCATATTCACTACATAA
- a CDS encoding TolC family protein codes for MKRVVAVLVVGFWAANAAAGEGELRLTLKEAIRSAVEKNIDVKAELYNPAISEADIRLNQGIYNPLLSVFTNFQYAVTQSASTFFTDVNRQKTFELNPGVSQLMPTGGTVGLAFNNTYTNTNTRFSPGEYWNSDLTLSLSQPLLKNFGREPTELAILVARNGKEGSVEQFKSKLMDTVARVRTEYNKLYSLREDLEVKRASLELARKILSDTKAQVKAGVLPAMEILNAEFGVASREKDVIDAERGVKDQNDVLRVLLQISTSDELVPVDVPTKEAVATNAGELVRQALDNRPELKAQRIALKTNELQTRVARNRTLPDLALTASAAVTGLDRHYNRDLEKMSTADYPVWGVGFKFEYPLGNDAARNDYIKSRLKADQTRTQIRSLEANVENEVKSAVRGIETNYKQIDVTDRGRAFAEERLRSFIKKNQVGLATTKDVLDVENDLAVAKSNQIKALTGYNDAITQLWRATGEILDRLGVRVTEKDGDALYDQMAHD; via the coding sequence ATGAAACGTGTGGTTGCAGTGCTGGTAGTTGGCTTTTGGGCCGCAAATGCGGCAGCGGGCGAGGGGGAGTTGCGCCTCACGCTGAAGGAAGCCATCCGCTCTGCGGTGGAGAAGAATATCGACGTCAAGGCTGAACTCTACAATCCGGCCATCTCCGAAGCTGACATAAGGCTGAACCAGGGAATCTACAACCCCCTGCTGAGCGTTTTTACCAACTTCCAGTACGCAGTTACCCAGTCGGCGAGTACCTTCTTCACGGATGTCAACAGACAAAAAACGTTCGAACTCAATCCCGGTGTGAGTCAGTTGATGCCAACCGGCGGAACGGTCGGGCTGGCCTTCAATAACACATATACCAACACCAACACGCGTTTTTCACCGGGAGAATATTGGAACTCTGACCTTACGCTGAGCCTCTCCCAGCCCCTGCTGAAGAACTTCGGTCGTGAACCGACCGAACTCGCCATCCTGGTTGCTCGCAATGGCAAAGAAGGATCGGTCGAGCAGTTCAAGAGCAAGCTTATGGATACGGTTGCCCGAGTGCGAACGGAGTACAACAAGCTGTACAGTCTGAGGGAGGATCTGGAGGTTAAACGTGCTTCGCTGGAGCTGGCCCGCAAGATACTCTCCGACACCAAGGCCCAGGTCAAGGCAGGAGTTCTGCCTGCCATGGAGATCCTCAACGCCGAGTTCGGCGTGGCGAGCCGCGAGAAGGACGTCATTGATGCAGAGAGGGGGGTGAAGGACCAGAACGATGTCCTCAGGGTTCTGCTCCAGATCTCGACAAGCGACGAACTCGTTCCCGTTGATGTTCCGACGAAGGAAGCGGTTGCCACCAACGCGGGGGAGCTCGTCAGACAAGCCCTCGACAACCGCCCCGAGTTGAAGGCCCAGCGTATTGCCCTCAAGACGAATGAACTCCAGACCCGTGTGGCCCGCAACCGGACCCTTCCCGATCTCGCACTCACCGCCAGCGCTGCGGTTACGGGGCTCGACCGCCATTACAACCGCGATCTGGAAAAGATGAGCACCGCAGACTATCCGGTTTGGGGGGTTGGGTTTAAGTTCGAATATCCTCTGGGCAACGATGCTGCGCGAAACGATTACATCAAGAGCCGTCTGAAGGCAGACCAGACCAGGACCCAGATCAGAAGCCTCGAAGCGAACGTCGAAAATGAGGTGAAAAGCGCGGTTCGCGGTATCGAAACGAACTATAAACAGATCGACGTGACTGACCGGGGAAGGGCGTTTGCCGAGGAGCGGCTCCGTTCGTTCATCAAGAAAAACCAGGTGGGACTGGCAACAACGAAGGACGTTCTCGATGTGGAAAATGATCTGGCGGTGGCCAAGAGCAACCAGATCAAGGCACTGACGGGGTATAACGATGCCATCACTCAACTCTGGCGGGCTACGGGGGAGATTCTGGATCGCTTGGGAGTCCGGGTTACCGAAAAAGACGGCGATGCCCTCTACGACCAGATGGCGCACGACTGA
- a CDS encoding riboflavin synthase gives MFTGLIEEVGILRRIERTGAAARLAVGSALPSDSISLGDSVAVNGACLTVVAMGGGELTFDASPETLEVTTLGALAPGARVNLERALRLGDRLGGHIVTGHVDFIATISERRELSGNIVFGFRSSSEHARYLVAKGSVAIDGISLTVNAVSSDGFSVNIIPHTAAKTTLGTARAGDRVNIETDILGKYVERLLGAGGPGRRGDGVSLELLAKSGFL, from the coding sequence ATGTTTACCGGGCTGATCGAGGAGGTGGGGATTCTCAGGAGGATCGAGCGTACCGGAGCAGCCGCACGGCTTGCCGTCGGCAGCGCTCTGCCGTCAGATTCTATCTCCCTCGGCGATTCGGTGGCGGTGAATGGTGCCTGCCTCACGGTGGTGGCCATGGGGGGAGGGGAACTCACTTTTGATGCCTCACCGGAGACGCTGGAGGTAACCACGCTCGGTGCCCTTGCTCCCGGGGCCCGGGTGAACCTGGAGCGGGCTCTGCGCCTCGGCGACCGGCTTGGCGGGCACATCGTGACCGGCCACGTCGATTTCATCGCCACCATTTCGGAGCGGAGGGAGCTGTCGGGAAATATCGTCTTCGGCTTTCGGAGTTCTTCCGAGCACGCCCGCTATCTCGTGGCCAAGGGGTCAGTGGCGATCGACGGCATCAGCCTCACCGTCAACGCCGTTTCGAGCGACGGCTTTTCGGTCAACATCATTCCCCATACTGCCGCCAAGACCACCCTCGGTACGGCCCGCGCCGGCGACCGGGTAAACATCGAGACCGACATCCTCGGCAAATACGTCGAGCGGCTTCTGGGTGCCGGGGGACCGGGACGGAGGGGGGATGGGGTGAGTCTTGAACTGCTTGCAAAGAGCGGTTTTCTGTGA
- a CDS encoding RtcB family protein: MTVPSELRRIADTVWELPRSYKPGMLVPARIFATEKLIRAMDSGVFDQVSNVACLPGIQKYAFCMPDGHWGYGFPIGGLAAMDPETGVISPGGIGFDINCGMRLVLTNLTYDEVQPRLRDLVDALFYRVPAGVGCHGFVRLSHDEFCAVAEQGSRWALKNGYAWPEDLELTEEGGCFAGADAAKISHRAIDRGFNQIGTLGSGNHYLEIQVARPENIYDQELARAFGITVPNQVVVMFHCGSRGFGHQVATDYLQLFLSVMEKKYGIHTNDRELACAPFRSREGQDYFAAMKCAVNMAFANRQVILHRIREVFADIFAKDPRELGMEMVYDVAHNTAKLENHVVDGMKRELLVHRKGATRAFGPGMEGIPDRYRESGQPVIIGGSMETGSYLLAGMRGGSETFFTTAHGSGRTMSRHQAKRLVKGQKLQRDMELRGIYVRTASWGGLAEEAGAAYKDIDDVAEATERSNLSRRVVRLVPIGNVKG, translated from the coding sequence ATGACGGTGCCATCGGAATTGAGACGCATCGCGGATACCGTCTGGGAGCTTCCGCGATCCTACAAGCCCGGCATGCTCGTGCCGGCACGGATCTTCGCCACGGAAAAGCTGATCCGGGCCATGGACAGCGGGGTCTTCGACCAGGTTTCAAACGTCGCCTGCCTTCCCGGCATCCAGAAGTATGCGTTCTGCATGCCCGACGGTCACTGGGGCTATGGCTTTCCGATCGGGGGGCTCGCGGCCATGGATCCGGAAACCGGCGTCATCTCTCCCGGAGGCATCGGTTTCGATATCAACTGCGGCATGCGGCTTGTCCTCACGAATCTCACTTACGACGAAGTCCAGCCACGCCTGCGCGATCTGGTGGACGCCCTCTTCTACCGAGTGCCGGCAGGAGTCGGGTGCCACGGCTTTGTACGGCTCTCCCACGACGAGTTCTGCGCGGTGGCGGAGCAGGGATCGCGCTGGGCGCTCAAGAACGGCTATGCGTGGCCGGAGGATCTGGAACTGACCGAGGAAGGGGGATGCTTCGCCGGAGCGGACGCCGCGAAGATCAGCCATCGTGCCATCGACCGGGGGTTCAATCAGATCGGAACGCTTGGTTCAGGCAATCACTACCTGGAGATCCAGGTGGCACGCCCCGAAAACATTTACGACCAGGAACTTGCGCGCGCCTTCGGCATCACCGTGCCGAACCAGGTGGTCGTCATGTTCCACTGCGGGAGCCGCGGTTTTGGCCACCAGGTGGCAACCGACTACCTGCAGCTTTTCCTCTCGGTGATGGAGAAGAAGTACGGCATCCATACCAACGACCGGGAACTCGCCTGCGCACCGTTTCGCTCCCGCGAGGGACAGGACTACTTCGCCGCCATGAAGTGCGCGGTGAACATGGCCTTTGCCAACCGTCAGGTAATCCTTCACCGCATCCGTGAGGTCTTTGCCGACATCTTTGCAAAAGACCCGCGAGAACTGGGGATGGAGATGGTCTACGACGTGGCACACAACACCGCAAAGCTGGAAAACCACGTCGTTGACGGGATGAAGCGGGAACTCCTCGTTCACCGCAAGGGCGCTACGCGCGCTTTTGGCCCCGGCATGGAGGGAATTCCCGACCGTTACCGCGAGAGCGGCCAGCCGGTAATCATCGGAGGAAGCATGGAGACTGGTTCCTACCTGCTGGCAGGGATGCGGGGAGGAAGCGAGACGTTTTTCACCACCGCCCACGGCAGCGGCCGGACCATGAGCAGACACCAGGCAAAACGGCTGGTGAAGGGGCAAAAACTGCAGCGGGATATGGAACTGCGGGGGATCTATGTCCGCACGGCATCGTGGGGAGGTCTGGCGGAGGAGGCGGGAGCTGCCTACAAGGATATTGACGACGTGGCCGAGGCAACCGAGCGCTCCAATCTCAGCCGAAGGGTGGTACGCCTGGTTCCGATCGGGAATGTCAAGGGATGA
- a CDS encoding CoA-binding protein: MDIREQIDIFFKSEEFAVIGASADRHKYGNKVLRVYQQQGLRVIPVNPREREIEGVPCVASVMDLPDTVKSISVITPPPATEQVVELARQKGIENIWMQPGAESDAAVEACRRGGINVIADGSCILIELGYHDH, translated from the coding sequence ATGGACATCAGAGAGCAGATCGATATTTTCTTCAAATCTGAGGAATTCGCCGTCATCGGGGCTTCGGCCGACCGCCACAAGTACGGCAACAAAGTATTACGGGTCTATCAGCAGCAAGGGCTTCGGGTGATTCCGGTCAATCCAAGGGAGAGGGAAATCGAGGGGGTACCGTGCGTGGCGAGCGTCATGGACCTGCCGGACACCGTCAAGAGCATTTCGGTCATAACGCCACCACCGGCCACGGAACAGGTGGTCGAACTGGCAAGACAAAAAGGGATCGAGAACATCTGGATGCAGCCGGGTGCCGAAAGCGATGCCGCGGTGGAAGCGTGCCGTCGCGGCGGGATTAACGTCATCGCTGACGGCAGCTGCATCCTGATCGAACTGGGATACCATGACCACTGA
- a CDS encoding archease — MPYRYLEEIATADVAFEAWGGSLEEMFVAAADALTNVMVADLSSIAPIQAIPVDLEHEAVDLLLFNFLEELVYLKDARRLLLRISQPTILHTASTFALHAVARGEEIDPQRHHLIVDVKAVTLHRFEVIQHHDSWQATVILDI; from the coding sequence ATGCCGTACCGATATCTGGAAGAAATCGCCACTGCAGATGTCGCCTTCGAGGCGTGGGGCGGATCGCTGGAAGAGATGTTTGTCGCCGCAGCCGATGCCTTGACGAATGTGATGGTTGCCGACCTCTCCTCCATTGCGCCGATTCAAGCGATTCCTGTCGACCTTGAGCACGAAGCGGTCGATCTTCTTCTCTTCAACTTCCTGGAGGAACTCGTTTATCTTAAGGATGCCCGGCGCCTCCTGCTCCGCATATCTCAACCCACCATCCTGCACACCGCCTCCACCTTCGCCCTCCACGCCGTCGCCCGGGGCGAGGAGATCGATCCGCAGCGCCACCATCTCATCGTGGATGTGAAGGCGGTGACGCTTCACCGGTTCGAAGTGATCCAGCACCACGACTCTTGGCAAGCCACCGTCATTCTCGACATCTGA
- a CDS encoding winged helix-turn-helix transcriptional regulator: protein MTTERISRLGHLFRQERLSTEVTDLFREIINDHYRENARILPWRSTFDPYAIYVSEVMLQQTQVERVRVKYEEFLARFPDITTLAGAPLHEVLAVWQGLGYNRRAVLLKKCAETLMERFNGTLPSAAEALETLPGIGHYTARAIAAFAFGAAAPFIETNIRTVFIHLFLPDRDRVHDREILPLVEGTIDHTDPRRWYYALMDYGAHLKRTHVNPSRRSAHHTRQAPFKGSNRELRSRILRAVMAQPGISGAGLADQLDTAITAVIDNLQQMESEGLITLQQGLCRIP, encoded by the coding sequence ATGACCACTGAAAGAATCTCCCGCCTGGGACACCTCTTCCGGCAAGAGAGGCTTTCAACGGAGGTGACGGATCTCTTCCGGGAGATCATCAATGACCATTATCGGGAGAACGCCCGCATTCTCCCGTGGCGCTCAACCTTTGATCCCTATGCGATTTACGTCTCCGAGGTCATGCTTCAGCAGACTCAGGTGGAGCGGGTCAGGGTGAAGTACGAGGAGTTCCTTGCCCGCTTCCCCGACATCACGACCCTTGCCGGTGCGCCGCTCCACGAGGTCCTGGCGGTATGGCAGGGACTCGGCTACAACCGGAGGGCCGTCCTTCTCAAGAAATGCGCGGAAACCCTGATGGAGCGATTTAACGGCACCCTTCCCTCTGCCGCCGAAGCATTGGAGACACTGCCGGGAATCGGCCACTATACGGCACGTGCAATCGCTGCCTTTGCGTTTGGAGCCGCGGCCCCGTTCATAGAAACCAACATCAGGACGGTCTTTATTCATCTGTTCCTGCCCGACCGGGACCGCGTTCACGACCGGGAGATCCTTCCCCTGGTCGAAGGAACCATTGATCACACTGATCCGCGTCGGTGGTACTACGCCCTGATGGACTATGGTGCACACCTGAAACGGACGCATGTAAACCCGTCGCGCCGAAGCGCCCATCACACCCGGCAGGCCCCCTTCAAGGGATCGAACCGGGAGCTGCGGAGCCGGATCCTTCGAGCCGTCATGGCCCAGCCGGGCATCAGTGGCGCCGGCCTTGCCGATCAGCTCGATACGGCCATCACGGCCGTGATCGATAATCTTCAGCAGATGGAGTCGGAAGGTCTCATAACGCTCCAACAGGGCCTCTGTCGAATCCCCTGA
- a CDS encoding deoxycytidylate deaminase: MARPTWDEYFMEITHLVAKRSTCLRRQVGAVIVKDKNVLATGYNGAPSGVAHCLEVGCLRERLQIPSGERHELCRGLHAEQNAIIQAAKHGTNIDGGTLYCTTMPCIICSKMLINAGIRRIVYEEGYSDDLAREMIGESGVVVEKFSELQGGAL, from the coding sequence ATGGCCCGCCCGACCTGGGACGAATATTTCATGGAGATCACTCATCTGGTGGCCAAACGCTCGACGTGCCTGCGCCGCCAGGTGGGGGCGGTCATCGTCAAGGACAAGAATGTCCTCGCCACCGGCTACAACGGCGCCCCGTCCGGCGTCGCTCACTGTCTTGAGGTGGGATGCCTTCGCGAACGCCTTCAAATACCGTCGGGAGAGCGGCACGAGCTCTGCCGGGGCCTCCATGCCGAACAAAATGCCATCATTCAGGCCGCCAAGCACGGCACCAATATTGACGGCGGGACCCTTTACTGCACCACCATGCCGTGCATCATCTGCTCCAAAATGCTGATCAACGCCGGCATCCGGCGCATCGTCTACGAGGAGGGATACTCCGACGATCTGGCTCGCGAGATGATCGGGGAATCCGGCGTGGTGGTCGAGAAATTCAGCGAACTGCAGGGAGGCGCTTTGTGA
- a CDS encoding phosphotransacetylase family protein encodes MAKKVFIGATGQNCGKTTMSVSLMHLARQKYQRVGFIKPIGPKIEIYGSMTVDMDAVLMAKTFGLEEDIALMNPVSLHKNFTRDYLSGKLDCHALKAKMIEAIEVLDKKFDFLIIEGAGHCGVGSVIGLSNACVARTLNAPVIIVADSGIGSTIDAVHLNLALYEKEEADVRMVLVNKLRADKRESIIGFLSKGFPGRKIQVTGGFNYSPILANPTLSHIGKLLNLPVHGDPEGRSRIIHHIHLGAASSQRVVDGLEEASLLVLTSSRDELIVTLSSLYHIPTYREKIVGLVIAGHVPISEISQQILDDSNIPYIRIHETTAKVFTALMEDVAKITAEDQEKINWIKANAENEIDFEAIDALL; translated from the coding sequence ATGGCCAAGAAAGTCTTCATCGGAGCAACCGGACAGAACTGCGGCAAAACCACCATGAGCGTTTCGCTCATGCACCTGGCACGACAGAAGTACCAGAGGGTTGGCTTCATCAAGCCGATCGGCCCCAAGATCGAGATCTACGGCTCGATGACCGTCGACATGGACGCGGTGCTCATGGCCAAGACGTTCGGACTCGAAGAAGACATCGCCCTCATGAACCCTGTTTCGCTCCACAAGAACTTTACCCGCGACTACCTGAGCGGCAAGCTGGACTGCCATGCCCTTAAGGCAAAGATGATCGAGGCCATCGAGGTTCTCGACAAGAAATTCGACTTCCTCATCATCGAAGGGGCCGGCCACTGCGGCGTCGGGTCGGTCATCGGACTCAGCAATGCCTGCGTCGCCCGCACCCTCAACGCTCCGGTAATCATCGTCGCCGACAGCGGCATCGGAAGCACGATCGACGCCGTGCACCTGAACCTGGCGCTGTACGAGAAAGAAGAGGCCGATGTCCGAATGGTTCTCGTCAACAAACTTCGAGCAGACAAGCGGGAATCGATCATCGGCTTCCTCTCCAAGGGCTTTCCCGGCAGAAAGATCCAGGTAACGGGGGGATTCAATTATTCGCCGATCCTGGCAAACCCCACACTCTCCCATATCGGCAAGCTCCTCAACCTCCCCGTTCATGGCGATCCCGAAGGGCGAAGCCGCATCATTCATCATATCCACCTGGGAGCAGCCTCTTCCCAACGGGTGGTTGACGGACTTGAAGAAGCTTCGCTGCTGGTTCTTACCAGCTCGCGGGACGAACTGATCGTCACCCTCTCCTCCCTCTACCACATCCCGACGTACCGGGAAAAGATCGTCGGACTCGTCATTGCGGGACATGTGCCGATCTCCGAAATCAGCCAGCAGATCCTGGATGACAGCAACATCCCCTATATCCGCATCCACGAAACGACTGCCAAGGTATTCACCGCCCTCATGGAGGACGTGGCAAAGATCACCGCCGAAGATCAGGAAAAGATCAACTGGATCAAGGCAAACGCCGAAAACGAGATCGACTTCGAGGCAATCGACGCCCTTCTCTGA